One part of the Microbacterium saperdae genome encodes these proteins:
- a CDS encoding tartrate dehydrogenase translates to MTTTHRIAVIAGDGIGTEVMPEGLRVLRAAAARFDIALEFEEFDFASAAYWQQHGQMLPDDWFETLRGFDAIYFGAVGWPDVVPDHVSLWGSLIQFRRAFDQYVNLRPVRLMPGVVSPLAGREPGDIDFYVVRENTEGEYSSIGGRMFEGTDREFVLQETVMTRTGVDRVLRYAYDLAQRREAKHLTSATKSNGISISMPYWDERVAAVAADYPDVRQDQFHIDILTANFVLHPDWFDVVVASNLFGDILSDLGPACTGTIGIAPSANINPDGLFPSLFEPVHGSAPDIAGRGIANPIGQIWCGAMMLEHLGYPDAGAAVLSAIEDVLARGADAAPFTPDLGGTATTVELGAAIAEVVAGS, encoded by the coding sequence ATGACGACCACCCACCGCATCGCCGTGATCGCCGGAGACGGCATCGGCACCGAGGTGATGCCCGAGGGGCTGCGCGTGCTGCGCGCCGCGGCCGCCCGCTTCGACATCGCGCTCGAGTTCGAGGAGTTCGACTTCGCGAGCGCGGCCTACTGGCAGCAGCACGGGCAGATGCTGCCGGACGACTGGTTCGAGACCCTGCGCGGATTCGACGCGATCTACTTCGGCGCGGTCGGCTGGCCCGACGTGGTGCCTGACCACGTGAGCCTGTGGGGGAGCCTGATCCAGTTCCGCCGCGCGTTCGACCAGTACGTGAACCTGCGGCCGGTGCGGCTGATGCCGGGTGTCGTCTCTCCGCTCGCGGGTCGCGAGCCGGGCGACATCGACTTCTACGTCGTGCGCGAGAACACCGAGGGCGAGTACTCCTCGATCGGCGGGCGCATGTTCGAGGGGACCGACCGCGAGTTCGTGCTGCAGGAGACCGTGATGACGCGCACGGGTGTCGACCGGGTGCTGCGCTACGCCTACGATCTGGCGCAGAGGCGCGAGGCGAAGCATCTGACTTCGGCGACCAAGAGCAACGGCATCTCGATCTCGATGCCCTACTGGGACGAGCGCGTCGCGGCGGTCGCTGCGGACTACCCCGACGTGCGGCAGGACCAGTTCCACATCGACATCCTCACCGCGAACTTCGTGCTGCATCCGGACTGGTTCGACGTCGTGGTGGCCAGCAACCTGTTCGGCGACATCCTCTCGGACCTCGGGCCCGCCTGCACCGGCACGATCGGCATCGCCCCGAGCGCGAACATCAACCCCGATGGCCTCTTCCCGAGCCTGTTCGAACCCGTGCACGGCTCGGCCCCCGACATCGCGGGTCGGGGCATCGCGAACCCGATCGGCCAGATCTGGTGCGGCGCCATGATGCTGGAACACCTCGGATACCCGGATGCCGGTGCCGCCGTGCTCTCCGCGATCGAGGACGTGCTCGCCCGCGGAGCCGACGCGGCCCCCTTCACGCCCGACCTCGGAGGGACGGCCACCACGGTCGAGCTCGGTGCGGCGATCGCGGAGGTCGTCGCGGGGTCCTGA
- a CDS encoding helix-turn-helix transcriptional regulator: protein MTGSSSRMLTLLSLLQTPRDWPGHVLAERLEVSPRTVRRDVDRLRELGYRIGALKGPDGGYRLAAGSELPPLLFDDDQAVAIAVALQSVPSSGIDIDEAAARAPATVRQVMPSRLRHRVDGIRFTGAENTIRVDPAVLEAASAAVRDRLVLRFDYDSATGTASHDQPARRTEPHAVVAREGRWYLLAWDLDADDWRTFRLDRVHPRIPTGPSFAPRPLPAADAQTYLAARSKGSSTEDRWPCTGAFVIDLPAREVAPWIGDGTLEEIDDGSCRITVGSWSWTGVLAAVQRFDAAFTIVGPEPLRDAARTLSERLVAATAPAS, encoded by the coding sequence ATGACGGGAAGCTCCTCGCGCATGCTCACGCTGCTCTCGCTGTTGCAGACGCCGCGTGACTGGCCGGGACACGTGCTGGCCGAACGGCTGGAGGTGAGTCCGCGCACCGTGCGCCGCGACGTCGACCGGCTGCGCGAACTGGGCTACCGGATCGGCGCCCTCAAGGGGCCCGACGGCGGCTACCGACTCGCGGCCGGGTCGGAACTGCCACCCCTCCTGTTCGACGATGATCAGGCCGTCGCCATCGCGGTCGCCCTGCAGAGCGTTCCGTCGAGCGGCATCGACATCGACGAAGCCGCCGCCCGCGCACCCGCGACCGTGCGGCAGGTGATGCCCTCGCGGCTGCGGCACCGCGTCGACGGCATCCGCTTCACGGGTGCCGAGAACACGATCAGGGTCGATCCTGCTGTGCTGGAGGCGGCGAGCGCTGCGGTGCGCGACCGCCTCGTGCTGCGCTTCGACTACGACTCCGCGACCGGCACGGCATCACACGACCAGCCCGCTCGACGCACCGAACCGCACGCCGTCGTCGCTCGCGAGGGGCGCTGGTACCTGCTCGCCTGGGATCTGGATGCCGACGACTGGCGGACCTTCCGGCTCGACCGCGTGCATCCGCGTATCCCGACGGGGCCGTCGTTCGCGCCGAGGCCGCTGCCTGCGGCGGATGCGCAGACCTACCTGGCGGCGCGCTCCAAGGGCTCGTCGACCGAGGACCGCTGGCCGTGCACCGGCGCGTTCGTGATCGACCTCCCTGCCCGCGAGGTCGCGCCCTGGATCGGCGACGGCACGCTCGAGGAGATCGACGACGGCTCGTGTCGGATCACGGTGGGCTCGTGGTCGTGGACCGGGGTGCTCGCCGCGGTCCAGCGCTTCGATGCGGCCTTCACGATCGTGGGACCGGAACCGCTGCGCGACGCCGCCCGCACACTATCGGAAAGACTCGTCGCCGCGACCGCACCCGCGTCGTAG
- a CDS encoding VOC family protein, protein MTLTTTTHLNFRGVARQALDFYQSVFGGEVTAATYGDFGMPAGVPGADKIVFGQLQTADGIRLMAYDIPGQDDPNAAATAGSTHRENGATITDRTFFQSLRGDSLAQITGYWDALAEGAVTVEPLAASAWSAGFGMLTDRFGVTWVLDVQAG, encoded by the coding sequence ATGACCCTTACGACCACCACCCACCTGAACTTCCGCGGCGTCGCCCGACAGGCGCTCGACTTCTACCAGTCCGTGTTCGGCGGCGAGGTCACCGCGGCGACCTACGGCGACTTCGGCATGCCCGCCGGTGTGCCGGGTGCCGACAAGATCGTGTTCGGGCAGCTGCAGACCGCTGACGGCATCCGCCTGATGGCCTACGACATCCCGGGGCAGGACGACCCGAATGCCGCCGCGACAGCCGGATCGACGCACCGCGAGAACGGTGCCACGATCACGGACCGCACGTTCTTCCAGTCCTTGCGCGGAGACTCGCTTGCGCAGATCACCGGCTACTGGGACGCACTCGCGGAGGGCGCCGTGACCGTCGAGCCGCTCGCGGCATCGGCCTGGTCGGCGGGCTTCGGCATGCTCACCGACCGCTTCGGCGTGACCTGGGTGCTCGACGTGCAGGCCGGCTGA
- a CDS encoding TraR/DksA family transcriptional regulator produces the protein MTTDLRTLLTDLRAQAQARVASTSAVLAELTHDRAGSNDDDEHDPEGVTLSSEWSRLTGLAEAAASELHQVDDALARMDAGTYGVCANCGRPIPAERLAVRPFAEYCVACAEKLGR, from the coding sequence ATGACCACCGACCTGCGCACCCTCCTCACGGACCTCCGTGCGCAGGCCCAGGCGCGCGTGGCCTCCACCTCTGCCGTGCTCGCCGAGCTCACACACGACCGCGCGGGCTCGAACGACGACGACGAGCACGACCCCGAAGGCGTCACGCTGTCGTCGGAGTGGTCGCGCCTGACCGGGCTCGCCGAGGCCGCCGCATCCGAACTCCACCAGGTCGACGACGCGCTGGCCCGGATGGATGCCGGTACCTACGGCGTCTGCGCGAACTGCGGGAGGCCGATCCCGGCCGAGCGTTTGGCCGTGCGGCCGTTCGCGGAGTACTGCGTCGCATGTGCGGAGAAGCTCGGGCGCTAG
- the purL gene encoding phosphoribosylformylglycinamidine synthase subunit PurL codes for MTTAPAPSHKHVPDSVENAIATPEKEQPYAALGLKPDEYERIKEILGRRPTSGELAMYSVMWSEHCSYKSSKNYLRRFGQKVSDEMKERLMVGMGQNAGVIDVGEGWAVTFKAESHNHPSFIEPFQGAATGVGGIVRDIISMGARPVAVMDALRFGAIDHPDTARVVHGVTSGISFYGNCLGLPNIGGETVFDAVYQANPLVNALAVGVLRHEDLKLANATGVGNKVVLFGARTGGDGIGGASILASDTFADGGPTKRPAVQVGDPFAEKVLIECCLELYRDELVEAIQDLGAAGISCATSELAANGNSGMKVSLDNVLLRDPTLTAEEILMSESQERMMAIVAPEKLDAFLAVVEKWDVETSVLGEVTGDGRLIIDWQGERIVDVDPSTVAVDGPVYDRPVAYPTWIDALQADAAENLPRSNDPETLREQFLDLVASPNLADTSWITNQYDYFVLGNTALSFPDDAGMIRVDEESGLGFAISTDANGRYCQLDPYAGAQLALAEAYRNVAVTGATPTAITDCLNFGSPENPEVMWQFGQTVDGLADGCYELGTPVTGGNVSFYNQTGDVPIYPTPLVGVLGIIDDVSRRIPSGWQDIGQNIYLLGTTSTELSGSAWADVVHDHLGGLPPKVDLAGEKRLAGLLAAARDEWLISSAHDVSEGGLGQALAEGVTRFGVGARVWLNEIIERDGVDTASALFSESTGRVIVTVPREDDVKFRGLCEGRGYPVARIGVTDSEPQLEVQGVFTVSAAELRERSAATLPSYFGPTVTEPVSA; via the coding sequence GTGACCACCGCCCCTGCACCTTCCCACAAGCACGTCCCCGACTCTGTCGAGAACGCGATCGCGACGCCCGAGAAGGAGCAGCCGTACGCGGCCCTCGGACTCAAGCCCGACGAGTACGAGCGCATCAAGGAGATCCTCGGCCGCCGCCCCACCTCGGGTGAGCTGGCGATGTACTCCGTGATGTGGAGTGAGCACTGCTCGTACAAGAGCAGTAAGAACTACCTGCGTCGCTTCGGCCAGAAGGTCAGCGACGAGATGAAGGAACGCCTCATGGTGGGCATGGGCCAGAACGCGGGCGTCATCGACGTCGGCGAGGGCTGGGCCGTCACCTTCAAGGCCGAGTCGCACAACCACCCCTCGTTCATCGAGCCCTTCCAGGGTGCGGCGACCGGCGTCGGCGGCATCGTCCGCGACATCATCTCGATGGGCGCCCGCCCGGTCGCGGTCATGGACGCGCTGCGCTTCGGCGCGATCGACCACCCCGACACCGCCCGCGTCGTACACGGCGTGACCAGCGGCATCAGCTTCTACGGCAACTGCCTCGGCCTGCCGAACATCGGCGGCGAGACCGTGTTCGACGCGGTCTACCAGGCGAACCCGCTCGTGAACGCGCTCGCGGTCGGCGTGCTCCGCCACGAAGACCTCAAGCTCGCCAACGCGACCGGCGTCGGCAACAAGGTCGTGCTCTTCGGCGCCCGCACCGGTGGCGACGGCATCGGCGGCGCGAGCATCCTGGCGTCCGACACGTTCGCCGACGGCGGTCCCACCAAGCGCCCCGCGGTGCAGGTCGGCGACCCGTTCGCCGAGAAGGTGCTCATCGAGTGCTGCCTCGAGCTCTACCGCGACGAGCTCGTCGAGGCGATCCAGGACCTCGGTGCCGCCGGCATCTCGTGCGCGACCAGCGAGCTCGCCGCCAACGGCAACAGCGGCATGAAGGTCTCGCTCGACAACGTCCTGCTGCGCGACCCCACGCTCACGGCTGAGGAGATCCTCATGTCGGAGTCGCAGGAGCGCATGATGGCGATCGTCGCCCCCGAGAAGCTCGACGCGTTCCTCGCGGTCGTGGAGAAGTGGGACGTCGAGACCTCGGTGCTCGGCGAGGTCACCGGAGACGGCCGCCTCATCATCGACTGGCAGGGCGAGCGCATCGTCGACGTCGACCCGTCGACCGTCGCCGTCGACGGCCCGGTCTACGACCGCCCGGTCGCGTACCCGACGTGGATCGACGCGCTGCAGGCGGATGCCGCCGAGAACCTCCCCCGCTCGAACGACCCCGAGACGCTGCGCGAGCAGTTCCTCGACCTGGTCGCCTCGCCGAACCTCGCGGACACCAGCTGGATCACGAACCAGTACGACTACTTCGTGCTCGGCAACACGGCCCTGAGCTTCCCCGACGACGCCGGCATGATCCGCGTCGACGAGGAGTCCGGTCTCGGCTTCGCGATCTCGACCGACGCGAACGGCCGCTACTGCCAGCTCGACCCGTACGCGGGCGCGCAGCTCGCGCTGGCCGAGGCGTACCGCAACGTCGCCGTCACCGGCGCGACCCCCACGGCGATCACCGACTGCCTGAACTTCGGCTCTCCCGAGAACCCCGAGGTCATGTGGCAGTTCGGGCAGACGGTCGACGGTCTCGCCGACGGATGCTACGAGCTGGGCACCCCGGTCACCGGCGGCAACGTCTCGTTCTACAACCAGACCGGCGATGTGCCGATCTACCCGACCCCGCTGGTCGGCGTGCTCGGCATCATCGACGACGTCTCCCGCCGTATCCCCTCGGGATGGCAGGACATCGGTCAGAACATCTACCTGCTCGGCACCACCTCGACCGAGCTCTCGGGTTCGGCCTGGGCCGACGTCGTGCACGACCACCTCGGCGGTCTGCCCCCGAAGGTCGACCTCGCCGGAGAGAAGCGCCTCGCCGGCCTGCTCGCGGCAGCCCGCGACGAGTGGCTCATCTCCTCGGCGCATGACGTCTCCGAGGGTGGCCTCGGCCAGGCCCTCGCCGAGGGTGTCACGCGCTTCGGCGTCGGCGCCCGCGTGTGGCTGAACGAGATCATCGAGCGCGACGGGGTCGACACCGCATCCGCTCTGTTCTCCGAGTCGACCGGTCGCGTGATCGTCACGGTTCCCCGTGAGGACGACGTGAAGTTCCGCGGGCTGTGCGAAGGCCGCGGCTACCCCGTGGCGCGCATCGGCGTGACCGACAGCGAACCGCAGCTCGAAGTGCAGGGCGTCTTCACAGTCTCGGCCGCTGAACTTCGCGAGCGTTCGGCCGCGACCCTTCCGTCGTACTTCGGTCCGACCGTCACCGAGCCGGTCAGCGCATGA
- a CDS encoding VOC family protein: protein MPIRLENVGIAVRDLEATISFFTDLGLTVLGRDEVSGEWASTAVGLDGNHAKIAVLQTPDGQGQIELFEYIHPDAIETEPTLPNEIGMHRVAFSVDDIDESLAIAATHGCHPLRGVANYQDVYKLTYLRGPSGILVMLAQDLTKG, encoded by the coding sequence ATGCCCATCAGACTCGAGAACGTCGGCATCGCCGTGCGTGACCTGGAAGCCACCATCTCCTTCTTCACCGACCTCGGCCTCACCGTGCTCGGGCGCGATGAGGTCAGCGGGGAGTGGGCGTCGACCGCGGTCGGACTCGACGGCAACCACGCGAAGATCGCCGTCCTGCAGACGCCGGACGGGCAGGGGCAGATCGAGCTGTTCGAGTACATCCATCCGGATGCCATCGAGACGGAGCCGACGCTGCCGAACGAGATCGGGATGCACCGCGTCGCCTTCTCCGTCGACGACATCGACGAGTCGCTGGCGATCGCCGCGACACACGGATGCCACCCGCTGCGCGGCGTCGCGAACTACCAGGACGTGTACAAGCTCACCTACCTCCGCGGCCCCAGCGGCATCCTGGTGATGCTCGCGCAGGATCTGACGAAGGGCTGA